The following proteins are encoded in a genomic region of Nocardioides sp. cx-173:
- a CDS encoding UDP-N-acetylmuramoyl-tripeptide--D-alanyl-D-alanine ligase: MIPLTLAELAAVVGGEVHGDPALVVTGPAYVDTREAAPGGLFVAVVGERVDGHDYAEGAHAVLGSRPTVAPTVVVPDPVVALGRLARHVVDTLGTPVLALTGSQGKTGTKDYLAHVLAAAGPTVATAANNNNELGVPLTVLRAGPETAYLVVEMGARGLGHIAYLCDIAPPTVAAVLNVGTAHIGEFGTREAIAQAKGELVEALPAEGTAVLNADDGLTAAMAARTRAATVTFGVSGDVAWRAVELDELGRPRFELGYDGAWLPVTLAQTGAHQVANAAAAVAMAVAVGMPFVEAAGALGSARSASRWRMELHERGDGLLVVNDAYNANPASMVAAIEALAAIGARAGRRTVAVLGEMRELGPDAHAAHDEVGRAAAAAGLDVILVIGEAASGIAEGARQSAGWQGDVVVTAGRTEALAWLRENVGARDAVLVKASRGAALEVVADGLLATAAGAAEQAEGGATP; the protein is encoded by the coding sequence ATGATCCCGCTCACGCTCGCCGAGCTCGCGGCCGTCGTGGGGGGCGAGGTCCACGGCGATCCCGCCCTCGTCGTCACCGGACCGGCGTACGTCGACACGCGCGAGGCGGCGCCCGGAGGGCTGTTCGTCGCGGTGGTGGGGGAGCGGGTCGACGGCCACGACTACGCCGAGGGGGCTCATGCCGTGCTCGGCAGCCGCCCCACCGTCGCTCCGACCGTGGTCGTGCCGGACCCGGTGGTGGCGCTCGGGCGGCTCGCGCGCCACGTCGTCGACACCCTCGGCACCCCGGTGCTCGCGCTCACCGGCTCCCAGGGCAAGACCGGCACGAAGGACTACCTCGCGCACGTGCTCGCGGCGGCGGGGCCGACGGTCGCCACGGCCGCCAACAACAACAACGAGCTGGGGGTCCCGCTCACGGTCCTGCGGGCCGGACCCGAGACCGCCTACCTCGTCGTCGAGATGGGGGCCCGCGGGCTGGGCCACATCGCCTACCTGTGCGACATCGCGCCGCCGACCGTGGCCGCGGTGCTCAACGTCGGCACCGCCCACATCGGCGAGTTCGGCACCCGGGAGGCCATCGCGCAGGCCAAGGGCGAGCTGGTCGAGGCCCTGCCGGCCGAGGGCACCGCGGTGCTCAACGCCGACGACGGGCTCACCGCCGCCATGGCCGCACGCACCCGTGCCGCCACCGTGACCTTCGGGGTGTCCGGCGACGTCGCGTGGCGCGCGGTCGAGCTCGACGAGCTCGGCCGGCCCCGCTTCGAGCTGGGCTACGACGGCGCCTGGCTGCCGGTGACGCTGGCGCAGACGGGGGCGCACCAGGTCGCCAACGCGGCCGCGGCGGTCGCCATGGCCGTGGCCGTCGGCATGCCGTTCGTCGAGGCGGCCGGCGCGCTGGGATCGGCCCGGTCGGCCTCGCGCTGGCGGATGGAGCTGCACGAGCGCGGCGACGGGCTGCTGGTGGTCAACGACGCCTACAACGCCAACCCGGCCTCGATGGTCGCGGCGATCGAGGCCCTCGCCGCCATCGGCGCGCGCGCCGGGCGCCGTACCGTCGCGGTGCTGGGGGAGATGCGCGAGCTCGGTCCGGACGCCCACGCCGCGCACGACGAGGTGGGGCGGGCCGCCGCCGCCGCCGGGCTCGACGTGATCCTCGTCATCGGGGAGGCTGCCTCCGGCATTGCCGAGGGTGCTCGTCAGTCGGCGGGCTGGCAGGGTGACGTCGTCGTCACGGCGGGGCGCACCGAAGCCCTGGCCTGGTTGCGCGAGAATGTGGGCGCCCGGGATGCCGTCCTGGTCAAGGCCTCTCGCGGGGCCGCGCTCGAGGTGGTGGCCGACGGACTGCTGGCCACCGCGGCCGGCGCAGCGGAGCAAGCGGAGGGAGGGGCCACACCATGA
- the murG gene encoding undecaprenyldiphospho-muramoylpentapeptide beta-N-acetylglucosaminyltransferase has protein sequence MRVLLAGGGTAGHTSPLLATADALRRLDPSVEITCLGTPRGLESTVVPAAGYPLELIPPVPLPRRPNADLLRVPGRLRGAVKETLAVFDRVRPDVVVGYGGYVSMPAYLAARRRRLPLVVHEQNTVPGLANKAGARVAARVAVSFPDTPLPRAEYVGLPIRRMISQLDRAALREEARAFFGLDPDRPTLVVTGGSQGARRLNQAVSGAASALGDAGVQVLHVVGPKGEATPAAPSSTGAPYVVVGFVDRMDLALAAADLMVCRAGASSVVEAAATGVPAIFVPLPIGNGEQVRNAQPVVDAGGALLVADADLTPEWVAGHVPALATDPARLAAMSAAATALVPRDADERLAAIVLEAAGS, from the coding sequence ATGCGCGTCCTGCTCGCCGGCGGTGGAACCGCCGGCCACACCTCACCCCTGCTCGCCACCGCCGACGCCCTGCGGCGGCTCGACCCGAGCGTGGAGATCACCTGCCTCGGCACGCCCCGCGGCCTGGAGAGCACGGTGGTCCCGGCCGCCGGCTACCCCCTCGAGCTGATCCCCCCGGTGCCGCTGCCCCGGCGCCCCAACGCCGACCTCCTGCGCGTGCCCGGGCGGCTGCGCGGCGCGGTGAAGGAGACCCTTGCGGTCTTCGACCGGGTCCGGCCCGACGTGGTCGTCGGCTACGGCGGCTACGTGTCGATGCCCGCCTACCTCGCCGCCCGCCGGCGCCGGCTGCCGCTCGTGGTCCACGAGCAGAACACCGTGCCGGGCCTGGCCAACAAGGCGGGCGCACGGGTCGCCGCGCGGGTCGCCGTCAGCTTCCCGGACACCCCGCTGCCCCGGGCCGAGTACGTCGGGCTGCCGATCCGCCGGATGATCTCCCAGCTCGACCGGGCCGCGCTGCGCGAGGAGGCCCGCGCCTTCTTCGGCCTCGACCCGGACCGGCCGACGCTCGTGGTCACCGGCGGGTCGCAGGGCGCGCGCCGGCTCAACCAGGCGGTCTCGGGCGCGGCCTCCGCCCTCGGTGACGCCGGGGTCCAGGTGCTGCACGTCGTCGGGCCCAAGGGCGAGGCCACCCCGGCCGCGCCGTCCTCGACGGGAGCGCCGTACGTCGTGGTCGGGTTCGTGGACCGCATGGACCTGGCTCTGGCCGCGGCCGATCTCATGGTGTGCCGGGCCGGTGCGTCCAGCGTCGTCGAGGCCGCGGCCACCGGCGTGCCCGCCATCTTCGTCCCGCTGCCGATCGGCAACGGCGAGCAGGTGCGCAACGCCCAGCCGGTGGTCGACGCCGGGGGAGCGCTGCTGGTCGCCGACGCCGACCTGACGCCTGAGTGGGTGGCCGGCCACGTGCCCGCCCTGGCCACCGACCCCGCGCGGCTCGCCGCCATGAGCGCGGCGGCGACCGCGCTCGTCCCACGCGACGCCGACGAGAGGCTGGCCGCGATCGTGCTCGAGGCGGCCGGCTCGTGA
- the murC gene encoding UDP-N-acetylmuramate--L-alanine ligase, translating to MKVPVPDVLTPAERLGRVHFVGIGGAGLSGIARIMLAREMTVSGSDGTDSPTLEALRGLGARVWLGHDAAHVADADTVVVSTAVREDNPEYVEAVRRGLPVLPRSAAVAAVMAGRRVVAVAGTHGKTTTTSLLTVALQAAGADPTYAIGGDLSQTGTNAAEGGGELFVAEADESDGAFLVYEPYAAVVTNVEADHLDQWGTEEAYRAAFDEFAGRVDRDGFLVCIVDDPGAARLADLARAGGLRVVGVGEGAGDLQVTDLAFEGTTSSFTVVDEGRELGRVTLRIPGRHYVLDAAAALAAGLRLGYGFDDLRRGLEGFGGTRRRMEAKGEAGGVRVYDSYAHHPAEIAGDLAAARAVAGDGRVVVAYQPHLVSRTRIFGTAMGQALGAADEVVVLDVYLAREEADPDVTGALVADAVPLPAERVAFVADLDDAPAEVVRRSRPGDLVLTLGAGTVTELGPRILALLEGTDG from the coding sequence GTGAAGGTCCCCGTCCCCGACGTCCTCACCCCCGCGGAGCGGCTCGGCCGCGTCCACTTCGTCGGCATCGGCGGTGCGGGCCTGTCCGGCATCGCCCGGATCATGCTCGCGCGCGAGATGACGGTCAGCGGCAGCGACGGCACCGACTCGCCGACGCTGGAGGCCCTGCGTGGGCTCGGCGCCCGGGTCTGGCTCGGCCACGACGCCGCGCACGTCGCCGACGCCGACACCGTCGTGGTCTCGACCGCGGTGCGCGAGGACAACCCCGAGTACGTCGAGGCCGTACGGCGCGGGCTCCCGGTGCTGCCGCGCTCAGCGGCGGTGGCCGCGGTCATGGCCGGGCGCCGCGTGGTGGCCGTCGCCGGCACCCACGGCAAGACGACCACGACCTCGCTGCTGACCGTGGCCCTGCAGGCCGCCGGTGCGGACCCGACGTACGCGATCGGGGGCGACCTGTCGCAGACCGGCACCAACGCGGCCGAGGGCGGCGGCGAGCTGTTCGTCGCGGAGGCCGACGAGAGCGACGGCGCCTTCCTGGTCTACGAGCCGTACGCCGCGGTGGTCACCAACGTGGAGGCCGACCACCTCGACCAGTGGGGCACCGAGGAGGCCTACCGCGCCGCCTTCGACGAGTTCGCCGGGCGCGTCGACCGCGACGGGTTCCTGGTCTGCATCGTCGACGACCCGGGCGCCGCGCGGCTCGCGGACCTCGCGCGTGCCGGGGGCCTGCGCGTGGTCGGCGTCGGTGAGGGCGCCGGCGACCTGCAGGTGACCGACCTGGCCTTCGAGGGCACCACCTCGTCGTTCACCGTGGTGGACGAGGGGCGTGAGCTGGGCCGCGTCACGCTGCGCATCCCGGGGCGTCACTACGTCCTGGACGCCGCCGCCGCCCTGGCTGCCGGGCTGCGCCTGGGCTACGGCTTCGACGACCTGCGCCGGGGCCTGGAGGGCTTCGGCGGCACCCGCCGCCGCATGGAGGCCAAGGGCGAGGCCGGGGGAGTGCGGGTCTACGACAGCTACGCCCACCACCCCGCCGAGATCGCCGGCGACCTGGCCGCCGCCCGCGCGGTCGCGGGGGACGGCCGCGTCGTGGTGGCCTACCAGCCACACCTGGTCTCCCGCACCCGGATCTTCGGGACCGCGATGGGTCAGGCGCTCGGTGCGGCCGACGAGGTCGTCGTGCTGGACGTCTACCTCGCGCGCGAGGAGGCCGACCCGGACGTCACCGGGGCGCTGGTCGCCGACGCCGTGCCCCTGCCCGCGGAGCGCGTC
- the murD gene encoding UDP-N-acetylmuramoyl-L-alanine--D-glutamate ligase yields MNVDHLGRLDSWEGVHAVVAGFGVSGFAAADNLTHLGASVTALAEGARNAEELEKAELLEILGAKVLLHEGATATLPPDVDLVVTSPGFRPDAPLLVQAQERGVPVWGEVELAWRLRDPAHDTPWLCVTGTNGKTTTVQMLDAILRAAGLRSRAVGNVGTPIVEAVMDPEPYDVLAVELSSFQLHYTHTMSPQAAAVLNVAEDHLDWYESMDDYVADKGRIYQRTQLACVYNVADPVTEQLVREADVVEGARAVGFTLGMPAVGMVGMVEDILADRAFVAQRDSSAAELCTVGDLASDAPHFVQNALAAAALARAHGVSQAAVRDGLREFRPDGHRIALVAEADGVAWVDDSKATNPHAAQSSLQAYDRVVWVAGGLAKGARFDDLVVAVRERLRGAVLIGRDRQVIAEALSRHAPDVPVLTVDGGETGTQDDGRALMGRVVDAAAGLAGAGDTVLLAPGCASMDQFTSYAARGDAFAAAVRDRLDDQR; encoded by the coding sequence GTGAACGTGGACCACCTCGGTCGGCTGGACTCCTGGGAGGGGGTCCACGCCGTCGTCGCCGGCTTCGGCGTGTCCGGCTTCGCGGCGGCCGACAACCTGACCCACCTCGGTGCCAGCGTCACCGCGCTCGCGGAGGGCGCGCGCAACGCCGAGGAGCTGGAGAAGGCCGAGCTGCTGGAGATCCTCGGCGCGAAGGTCCTGCTCCACGAGGGTGCGACCGCGACCCTGCCTCCCGACGTCGACCTGGTCGTCACCTCGCCCGGCTTCCGCCCCGATGCGCCGCTGCTGGTGCAGGCACAGGAGCGTGGCGTTCCGGTCTGGGGCGAGGTCGAGCTGGCCTGGCGACTGCGCGACCCGGCCCACGACACGCCCTGGCTGTGCGTCACCGGCACCAACGGCAAGACCACCACCGTCCAGATGCTCGACGCGATCCTGCGCGCGGCCGGGCTGCGCAGCCGCGCGGTGGGCAACGTCGGCACCCCGATCGTCGAGGCCGTGATGGACCCCGAGCCCTACGACGTGCTCGCCGTCGAGCTGTCCAGCTTCCAGCTGCACTACACGCACACGATGAGCCCCCAGGCCGCCGCCGTGCTCAACGTCGCGGAGGACCACCTCGACTGGTACGAGTCGATGGACGACTACGTCGCCGACAAGGGACGCATCTACCAGCGCACCCAGCTCGCGTGCGTCTACAACGTGGCCGACCCGGTCACCGAGCAGCTGGTGCGCGAGGCGGACGTCGTCGAGGGCGCCCGCGCGGTCGGGTTCACGCTGGGCATGCCCGCGGTGGGCATGGTGGGCATGGTCGAGGACATCCTCGCCGACCGGGCGTTCGTCGCCCAGCGCGACAGCAGCGCCGCGGAGCTGTGCACGGTGGGGGACCTGGCCTCCGACGCACCCCACTTCGTGCAGAACGCGCTGGCCGCGGCCGCGCTCGCCCGCGCCCACGGTGTGAGCCAGGCCGCCGTACGCGACGGGCTGCGGGAGTTCCGCCCCGACGGTCACCGGATCGCGCTCGTCGCCGAGGCCGACGGGGTGGCCTGGGTCGACGACTCCAAGGCCACCAACCCGCACGCCGCGCAGTCCTCGCTGCAGGCCTACGACCGCGTCGTGTGGGTCGCCGGTGGCCTGGCCAAGGGCGCCCGCTTCGACGACCTCGTGGTGGCCGTGCGCGAGCGGCTCCGGGGAGCCGTGCTCATCGGCCGGGACCGCCAGGTCATCGCCGAGGCGCTTTCGCGACACGCACCCGATGTGCCGGTCTTGACCGTGGACGGCGGCGAGACTGGGACCCAGGACGATGGACGGGCCCTGATGGGGCGTGTCGTGGACGCGGCGGCCGGCCTGGCCGGAGCCGGGGACACGGTGCTCCTCGCGCCGGGATGCGCCTCGATGGACCAGTTCACGAGCTATGCGGCGCGAGGCGACGCCTTCGCCGCGGCAGTCCGGGACCGGCTCGACGACCAGCGCTAG
- the mraY gene encoding phospho-N-acetylmuramoyl-pentapeptide-transferase: MRAILLGGGLSLLISLLGTRVAITYFTRWGYGQEIRDDGPTSHHTKRGTPTMGGVVIILATVLAYFAAKLITMSAPSASALLLLFLFVGMGLVGFVDDYIKISRQRSLGLRSKAKMAGQTVIAVVFGVLALSPWLEDANGRTPASEKVSFLREIDWLALPMIVAIAVIWLIVTATSNGVNLTDGLDGLATGASVMVFGAYMLVNIWQNNQFCQEDPSGQCYNVRDPLDLAVIAAAITGACFGFLWWNAAPAAIFMGDTGSLALGGALAGFAILTRTELLLVILGGIFVLETLSVMMQVTWFKTTKRLTGTGRRIFRIAPIHHHFEMMGWDQVTVVIRFWIITGLFVATGLGVFYAEWVARL; the protein is encoded by the coding sequence ATGAGAGCGATCCTGCTCGGCGGCGGCCTGTCCCTGCTGATCTCCCTGCTCGGCACCCGCGTGGCGATCACCTACTTCACCCGCTGGGGCTACGGCCAGGAGATCCGCGACGACGGGCCGACCAGCCACCACACCAAGCGCGGCACGCCCACGATGGGCGGGGTGGTCATCATCCTCGCCACGGTGCTCGCCTACTTCGCCGCGAAGCTGATCACGATGAGCGCGCCGTCGGCGTCCGCGCTGCTGCTGCTCTTCCTCTTCGTCGGGATGGGCCTCGTGGGCTTCGTCGACGACTACATCAAGATCTCGCGCCAGCGCAGCCTGGGGCTGCGCAGCAAGGCCAAGATGGCCGGGCAGACCGTGATCGCCGTGGTCTTCGGGGTGCTGGCGCTCTCGCCGTGGCTCGAGGACGCCAACGGGCGGACGCCGGCGTCGGAGAAGGTGTCGTTCCTGCGCGAGATCGACTGGCTGGCCCTGCCGATGATCGTGGCGATCGCCGTGATCTGGCTGATCGTTACCGCGACCAGCAACGGGGTCAACCTCACCGACGGCCTCGACGGCCTGGCCACCGGCGCGAGTGTGATGGTGTTCGGCGCCTACATGCTGGTCAACATCTGGCAGAACAACCAGTTCTGCCAGGAGGACCCGAGCGGGCAGTGCTACAACGTCCGCGACCCGCTGGACCTGGCGGTCATCGCGGCCGCCATCACCGGGGCCTGCTTCGGCTTCCTGTGGTGGAACGCCGCGCCCGCGGCGATCTTCATGGGCGACACCGGCTCCCTCGCGCTGGGCGGCGCCCTGGCCGGTTTCGCGATCCTGACCCGCACCGAGCTGCTGCTGGTCATCCTCGGCGGCATCTTCGTGCTCGAGACCCTCTCGGTGATGATGCAGGTGACGTGGTTCAAGACCACCAAGCGGCTCACCGGCACCGGGCGACGGATCTTCCGGATCGCCCCGATCCATCACCACTTCGAGATGATGGGCTGGGACCAGGTCACCGTCGTGATCCGGTTCTGGATCATCACCGGGCTGTTCGTGGCCACCGGCCTGGGCGTCTTCTACGCCGAGTGGGTGGCGCGTCTGTGA
- the ftsW gene encoding putative lipid II flippase FtsW, whose protein sequence is MTTANPERSTRLRRSPWPSAFGTWRRAVSDALARPLTSYYLLMGAAALLLTIGLIMVLSASSVFSFRATGDSFTIVRRQLMWVILGLPAAYVVSRLPPRWVRRLAYVGFSVSLLLLALTAKFGVERNGNTNWLPLGPLVIQPSEIAKLALVIWAAHIYANKERRLASFHQIVVPVVPGMLLATGLVIFGRDLGTALILFAILLGMLWVVGAPARFFIMSSLIVGVGVFAMASTNPERFARITTFIDPFKDFHGTGWQPAHGLYALSSGGTFGQGIGASQQKWGDLPEAHTDFIFAVLGEELGLVGTLLVVGLFLTIAYAALRIARETVDPFVRYCSFGIVVWLIGQMIVNVGMVLALLPVIGIPLPLVSYGGSSLLPTLVALGLLVGFARREPEAARALAQRKRVRSAGLSAR, encoded by the coding sequence GTGACCACCGCGAACCCCGAGCGCTCCACCCGTCTGCGGCGCAGCCCGTGGCCCTCCGCCTTCGGCACCTGGCGACGCGCCGTCAGCGACGCCCTCGCGCGACCGCTGACGTCGTACTACCTGCTGATGGGCGCCGCCGCGCTGCTGCTGACCATCGGGCTGATCATGGTGCTGAGCGCCTCCAGCGTCTTCTCCTTCCGCGCCACCGGCGACTCGTTCACGATCGTGCGCCGCCAGCTGATGTGGGTGATCCTCGGGCTGCCGGCGGCGTACGTCGTCAGCCGGCTGCCCCCCCGCTGGGTGCGCCGGCTCGCCTACGTCGGCTTCTCCGTCTCGCTGCTGCTGCTCGCGCTGACCGCGAAGTTCGGCGTCGAGCGCAACGGCAACACCAACTGGCTGCCCCTCGGCCCGCTGGTCATCCAGCCCTCGGAGATCGCCAAGCTCGCCCTGGTCATCTGGGCCGCCCACATCTACGCCAACAAGGAGCGCCGCCTCGCGAGCTTCCACCAGATCGTGGTGCCGGTGGTCCCGGGCATGCTGCTCGCGACCGGCCTGGTGATCTTCGGTCGTGACCTGGGCACGGCGCTGATCCTGTTCGCGATCCTGCTCGGGATGCTGTGGGTGGTGGGCGCACCGGCCCGCTTCTTCATCATGTCGTCGCTCATCGTGGGCGTCGGCGTGTTCGCGATGGCGTCGACCAACCCCGAGCGGTTCGCCCGCATCACCACGTTCATCGACCCGTTCAAGGACTTCCACGGCACGGGCTGGCAGCCTGCCCACGGCCTCTACGCCCTCTCCAGCGGCGGCACCTTCGGACAGGGCATCGGCGCCAGCCAGCAGAAGTGGGGGGACCTGCCCGAGGCCCACACCGACTTCATCTTCGCCGTGCTCGGCGAGGAGCTCGGTCTGGTCGGCACCCTCCTGGTCGTCGGGCTGTTCCTCACCATCGCCTACGCCGCGCTGCGCATCGCGCGCGAGACCGTCGACCCGTTCGTGCGCTACTGCAGCTTCGGGATCGTGGTGTGGCTGATCGGCCAGATGATCGTCAACGTCGGCATGGTGCTCGCCCTGCTGCCGGTCATCGGCATCCCGCTCCCGCTCGTGTCCTACGGCGGGTCCAGCCTGCTGCCCACCCTCGTCGCCCTCGGCCTGCTCGTCGGGTTCGCCCGCCGCGAGCCGGAGGCCGCCCGGGCCCTGGCCCAGCGCAAGAGGGTCCGCTCCGCGGGCCTCTCCGCGCGATGA